In the genome of Thermodesulfobacteriota bacterium, the window TCTCCTTCGAGCCGGGCCAGTTCGTGATGCTGGAGATCCCCGGCATCGGTGAGGCGCCGTTCTCCATCTCGTCCTCCCCAAGCCTGCGGGGGGATATCGAGCTGTGCATCCGCAAGGCCGGTACCCTGACCAACTTCCTGGCCCGGGTGGAGCGGGGCGCCATGGTGGGGCTGCGCGGCCCCTTTGGCACCGGCTTTCCCATGGCCACCATGCACGGTCAGAACCTCCTGCTGGTGGCCGGGGGCCTGGGCCTGGTGCCCTTGCGCTCGCCCATCGCCTATGTGCAGGAGAACCGCAGCCGCTTTGGCGAGGTGCATATCGTCTACGGCACCCGCTCTCCGGCCCAGCTCCTCTTCACCTACCAGTACGAGCTGTGGGAGAAGGACGACATCGGCCTTCATATCATCGTCGAAAGGCCGGACGACGGCTGGGCCGGTCCGGCCGGCATGATCACCGACAGCCTCGAAGGGATCCTTGCCGCCACCACCGCCATCGAGCACCACAACACCTTTGCCATCGTCTGCGGCCCGCCGGTGATGTTCAAGTTCGTCTGCAGCCTGTTGCAGCGGCACCAGATCCCCATGCAGAAGATGTTCGTCTCCCTGGAGCGGCGGATGCACTGCGGCATGGGCAAGTGCTGCCGGTGCAACGTCGGCTCCACCTACACCTGCCTGGACGGGCCGGTGTTCGACTACTGGACGGTCATGAACCTCAAGGAGGCCATCTGACCATGCCTGCTGCCCCGCCCGACCTGCCGCGCCGCTATCTGGGGGTGCCCCTGTGGCGGCCGCGCGCCGCCTTCTTCGAGCTCACCTCCTGCGAGGGCTGCCAGCTGCAGATCCTCAACAACGAGGACACCCTGCTGGACTTCCTGTCCTTTCTCGAGGTGGTGCAGTTCCGGGAGGCCATGACCGAGAAGGCGGAGGATTATGAGATCGCCTTCGTGGAGGGAGCGGTCAGCCGGGCCGACGAGGAGGAGCGGTTACGGCGGATCCGGGCCCAGGCCCAGGTGCTGGTAGCCCTGGGCTCCTGCGCCGCTTTCGGCGGCGTCAACCAGCTTAGGAACCGCTGGGCCGATCCCGCGCTGGTCGTGCGTGAGGTCTACGGCGAGGCGCCGGTGGAGACCGCTCTGGTGCGGCCGCTGTCCGCGGTGGTGCCGGTGGATCTTATGATCTTCGGCTGCCCGATTCGCAAGGAGGAGGTGGAGCGGATCGTCTGCGACCTGGCCCTGGGCAAGACCGTGACCCATCCGGCCTACCCGGTCTGTCTGGAGTGCAAGGCCAACGAGAACCTCTGTCTGTTCGATCTCGGCGAGCCGTGTCTGGGGCCCATCACCCGGGGGGGCTGCAACGCCTGGTGCCCCAACGAGCGGGCCGGCTGCTGGGGCTGCCGGGGACCAGCCGAGGATGCCAATGTGGCCCAGCTCCTGGAGATCATGCGCCGCCACGGCTTCTCCGACGAGGCCTTCCGGGATCGCCTGGAGTGCTTCGGCGGCTTTGCCAGCCTGCCTGCCAGGCCGGAGGGCTTGCCAGCATGAAGCGCGACTGTCAGGTGGCCATCGCCCCTTTGACCCGGGTGGAGGGCCACGGCAACATCCGCATCCGCATCGAGCAGGGCCGGCTGTTGGAGGCGCGCTGGGAGGTGGTGGAAACGCCCCGTTTCTTCGAGGCCATGCTCAAGGGCAAGACCTGGGAGAACGCCCCCTGGATCACCGGCCGCATCTGCGGCATCTGCTCCATCGGCCACACCCTGGCCAGCATCCGCGCCGTGGAGCGGGCCTTCGGCATCGAGCCAGGTCCCTGCACCACACGCCTGCGTCTGCTGCTCAAGCACATGGAGACCTTGCAGAGCCACAGCCTGCATCTGTTCTTTCTGGTGCTGCCGGACCTCCTGGGGGTCGGCTCGGTGCTCCCCTTGCTGGAGACCCACCGGGAGACGGTGCTCCTGGCCAGCCGCATCAAGAAGCTGGCCAACGATGCCTGCGATCTGGTGGGCGGCCGCCGGCTGCACCCGACCCGCACCGTGGTGGGCGGCTTCACCCTCTACCCGCAGCCCGCCGAGCTGGCGGCCCTGCGGGAACGGCTCCAGGCCGTCCTGCCTGACCTGGACGAGGCAGCGGCCCTGTTCGGAAGCCTGCCCCTGCCGGATTTCCAGCGGCCCACCGAGTTCGTCTCCCTGGCCGGCACCGATGCCTATCCCTTCATCGGCGGGGAGGTGGTCTCCACCGACGGCGTACGCCAGACGGAAGACGGGTACCGGGCCCTGACCAACGAGTACCTGGTGCCCCGGTCCACCGCCAAGTGGTGCCGGCTGTCCCGGAGCTCCTTTGCCGTCGGTGCGCTGGCCCGCTTCAACAACAACGCCCATCTCCTGGCCCCAGCGGCCCGGGCCCTGGCCGCCGGCCTCGGCCTGGCCCCCGTCTGCCACAACCCCTTTGCCAACAACCTGGCCCAGCTGGTGGAATGCGTGCACGTGGTGCACGATGCCATCACCCTCATCGACGAGCTGCTGGCCGGCGATCTGGAGCCGGACCGCCAGCCGGTCCGCCCCCGGGCCGGACTCGGGGTGGCGGCCGTGGAGGTGCCCCGGGGCATCCTCTACCACGCTTACCAGCTGAGCGACAGCGGCCGCATCATGGCCTGCGACTGCGTCATCCCTACCGGCCAGAACCATGCCAACATCCAGGCCGACCTCACCGCCCTGGCTGCCGACTTCGCCCGCCGCGGTCACGGCGATCAGGACCTCGAGCTTCTGGCGGCCATGCTGGTCCGGGCCTACGACCCCTGCATCTCCTGCTCGGTGCACTGAGCCCGACCCGGCGCCCCCCGGCCCGACTTTCCCCTTGACACGAGATCCTGGTGCTGGCTATCATCCAGGCCAATCGTGCTACGATATTTTTTTTCGTAACATGAAGAAGTCAACAGAGGTACCTGACCTCGGTCACAAGAAGGAGACTGCCATGCCTGTCCTGAAACCGTGGGCCGTCCTCGCCCTGTTGCTGGCGAGCAGCACTGCCGCCCTTGCCGCTCACCCCCTCATCACCGACGATGCCGGCACTCAGGGCCAGGGCGGCTTCCAGGTGGAGATCAACGCTGAATACGGCGACGACGATGAGGATGGGGTCGAAGAGAGGGGAAGCGAAGTGGCCGGTGCCATCTCGTATGGCATTGGCGAGGCGGTGGACCTGGTGCTGGGCCTGCCCTATCTGCACATCCGGAGCGAGGAGGCCGGGGCCACCAGCACCGCCGACGGCCTGGGCGACCTCTCTCTGGAGGCGAAGTGGCGGCTCCTGGACAGGGACCGGCTCGGCCTGGCCATCAAGCCCGGCCTTACCCTCCCCACCGGCGATGAGGAGGAGGGGTTGGGCACCGGCCGGGCCACCTGGTCGGTCTTTGCCATCCTCAGCCAGGAATTCGTTGCCGCGGCAGTCCATCTCAACCTCGGCGCCTTGGGCAACGAGAACAAGCTGGATGAGCGCCACCAGTTGTGGCATGCCTCCCTGGCCGCCGAGCTGGAGCTTGGCCGGGCCGTGAAGGCGGTGGCCAACGTGGGCGCGGAGCGTAACCCGGATCCAGCCTCCGGCACCGCCCCGGCTTTCGCCCTCGCTGGTCTCATCTGGGCCGTCAGCGACAACCTGGACCTGGACTGCGGCATCAAGGCCGGCCTCACTGATCCGGAAGTGGATGTGGCCTATCTGGCCGGGCTGGCCTGGCGCCATTAAGCCAAGCGGGCCTCCGCCCCTCTTTTTTTTTGCAGAGGACAGCCATGCTGCAACGCTTCTCTGTCGCGGCCGAGGACACCCTGCTCAGCCGGTTCGATGCCTTTATCCAGCAGCGCCGCTACAGCAACCGTTCCGAGGCCATCCGCGACCTCATCCGCAAGGCCTTTGTCCACGACGAATGGGAGGCGGACCGGGAGGTGATCGGCGTCATCACCATGGTCTACGATCACCACCAGCGCCTGCTCCAGGCCAAGATCACCGACCTGCAGCACGACTTCGCGGCGCTCATCCTGTCCACCACCCACATCCACGTCGACCACCACCACTGCCTGGAGGTGGTGATCGTGCGGGGAGCCGCCGGCCGGATCCGGGAGCTGGCCGACGGCATCGGCGCCCTCAAGGGCGTCAAGGATACCAACCTGGCCATGAGCAGCACCGCCGGCCACCTGGGCTGACGGCTCTGCCGGCAGCGGCCTGCGGGCCGCTCGGACCGCCCCCCTTTCCTTTCATGGAGGACCCGAAGCATGCACATGGCCGATGCCCTGCTCTCCCCTGCCGTGGGCGGCAGCATGTGGGCCGCCACCGCGGCCTGCATCGCTTACGCCTCGAAGAAGGTGCGGCAGCGCCTGGACGACCGGGCCATACCCATGATGGGTGTTCTGGGCGCCTTCATCTTCGCGGCCCAGATGATCAACTTCACCATCCCCGGCACCGGCTCCAGCGGCCACCTGGGCGGCGGCATGATCCTGGCCGTCCTGCTGGGGCCCCATGCCGCCTTCCTGGTCATGGCCTCGATCCTGACCGTCCAGGCCCTGTTCTTCGCTGATGGCGGTCTGTTGGCCCTGGGCTGCAACATCTTCAACCTGGGCTTCTTCCCGTGCTATCTGGCCTATCCCCTCCTCTATCGGGGCATCGCCGGTCCCCGCCCCAGCCGTGGTCGGATCACCGCCGGCTCTCTGGCGGGAGCAGTCTTCGGGCTGCAGCTGGGGGCAGCGGCCGTGGTGCTGGAGACCGTGCTGTCCGGGATCAGCGAGCTGCCCTTCCGCTCCTTCGTGCTGGCCATGCTGCCCATCCATCTGGCCATCGGCCTCGTCGAGGGCCTGGTGACTGCGGCGGTGATCAACTTCGTCCGCGCCGCCGAGCCCGGGCTGGCGGGCGAGGTGGGGGCCGGTACCGACCGGCGGGTGCTGCTGGCGCTGCTCACTGCAGCCCTGATCACCGGCGGAATCCTGTCCTGGTTTGCCTCCGAGCGTCCGGATGGCCTGGAATGGGCCATGGGGCGGGTTTCTGGCCACGAGGAGCTGGCGGCACCAACCGGCGGCATCCACGAGCTTGTGTCCGGCATCCAGGAACGGCTGGCTCCTCTGCCCGACTACGGCTTCAAGGCGGAGGCCCCCGCCGAGTCGGAGCCCGAGGCGGCAGCCGCCCCGGACTCGCCGGTGTCCCCGGGCACCTCGGTGTCCGGCCTGGTAGGCGGTATCCTGACTCTGGCCATCGTCGCCGGCCTCGGATTCCTCTTGCGCCGCCGTGGCAGCCAGCTGGGGCCAGCGCGCTCTGCTGGTCGGCTCTCCAGGTGAGCGCGCCCCGTTCCGGCGGCCCCCATGGCCAAGATCGACGCCGCTGCCTTCGACATCACCTTCCTGGAGACCCTGGCCCAGCGCGACACGCCGGTGCACCGCCTGGATCCCCGGGCCAAGCTCCTGGTCACCGCCGCCTTCGTGCTGGCAGTGGTCTCCGCCGACAAATACGCGATCTCCGGCCTTCTGATCTTCCTTCTCTATCCGGTGGCCATGGTCGGGCTGGCTGATCTGCCAGCCCGCTATCTGGCCGGCAAGGTCCTTCTGGTCATGCCTTTCGCCCTCCTGGTGGGGGCGTTCAATCCTCTCTTGGATCGGCAGGTGCTCGTGGTGATAGGACCGGTGGAGATTGCCGGCGGCTGGATCTCCTTCGTCTCCATCGTCCTGCGCTCTCTGCTCACGGTGAGCGCCGCCCTCATCCTCATCGCCACCTCCGGCTTCCCCTCCATCTGCCTGGCCCTGGAGCGGCTGCACGTGCCGCGGATGTTCACCATCCAGCTGCTCTTCCTCTACCGCTATCTCTTCGTGCTGGCTGGCGAGGCCCGGCGGATGGTGCGGGCCCGGGCCTTGCGCAGCTTCGGCCGCCGGGGCCTGGGACCGCAGGTGGCGGCCTCCCTCATGGGCCACCTCCTCCTGCGCACCCTCGCCCGGGCCCGGCGCATCCACCTGGCCATGCTCTGCCG includes:
- a CDS encoding FAD/NAD(P)-binding protein, which encodes MTSFRLSFVDAAHLGQGRQRRRGDIQGFEATMTAEVVSVFPLTPMETLYRLQLVDAADRRHFSFEPGQFVMLEIPGIGEAPFSISSSPSLRGDIELCIRKAGTLTNFLARVERGAMVGLRGPFGTGFPMATMHGQNLLLVAGGLGLVPLRSPIAYVQENRSRFGEVHIVYGTRSPAQLLFTYQYELWEKDDIGLHIIVERPDDGWAGPAGMITDSLEGILAATTAIEHHNTFAIVCGPPVMFKFVCSLLQRHQIPMQKMFVSLERRMHCGMGKCCRCNVGSTYTCLDGPVFDYWTVMNLKEAI
- a CDS encoding NADH:ubiquinone oxidoreductase, with the protein product MPAAPPDLPRRYLGVPLWRPRAAFFELTSCEGCQLQILNNEDTLLDFLSFLEVVQFREAMTEKAEDYEIAFVEGAVSRADEEERLRRIRAQAQVLVALGSCAAFGGVNQLRNRWADPALVVREVYGEAPVETALVRPLSAVVPVDLMIFGCPIRKEEVERIVCDLALGKTVTHPAYPVCLECKANENLCLFDLGEPCLGPITRGGCNAWCPNERAGCWGCRGPAEDANVAQLLEIMRRHGFSDEAFRDRLECFGGFASLPARPEGLPA
- the nikR gene encoding nickel-responsive transcriptional regulator NikR, with product MLQRFSVAAEDTLLSRFDAFIQQRRYSNRSEAIRDLIRKAFVHDEWEADREVIGVITMVYDHHQRLLQAKITDLQHDFAALILSTTHIHVDHHHCLEVVIVRGAAGRIRELADGIGALKGVKDTNLAMSSTAGHLG
- a CDS encoding energy-coupling factor ABC transporter permease, which produces MHMADALLSPAVGGSMWAATAACIAYASKKVRQRLDDRAIPMMGVLGAFIFAAQMINFTIPGTGSSGHLGGGMILAVLLGPHAAFLVMASILTVQALFFADGGLLALGCNIFNLGFFPCYLAYPLLYRGIAGPRPSRGRITAGSLAGAVFGLQLGAAAVVLETVLSGISELPFRSFVLAMLPIHLAIGLVEGLVTAAVINFVRAAEPGLAGEVGAGTDRRVLLALLTAALITGGILSWFASERPDGLEWAMGRVSGHEELAAPTGGIHELVSGIQERLAPLPDYGFKAEAPAESEPEAAAAPDSPVSPGTSVSGLVGGILTLAIVAGLGFLLRRRGSQLGPARSAGRLSR
- the cbiQ gene encoding cobalt ECF transporter T component CbiQ: MAKIDAAAFDITFLETLAQRDTPVHRLDPRAKLLVTAAFVLAVVSADKYAISGLLIFLLYPVAMVGLADLPARYLAGKVLLVMPFALLVGAFNPLLDRQVLVVIGPVEIAGGWISFVSIVLRSLLTVSAALILIATSGFPSICLALERLHVPRMFTIQLLFLYRYLFVLAGEARRMVRARALRSFGRRGLGPQVAASLMGHLLLRTLARARRIHLAMLCRGFDGEIRILRQLRLSGRDAVFVLAWSGLFLLLRLCNVPLLLGGLLAG
- a CDS encoding transporter, translating into MPVLKPWAVLALLLASSTAALAAHPLITDDAGTQGQGGFQVEINAEYGDDDEDGVEERGSEVAGAISYGIGEAVDLVLGLPYLHIRSEEAGATSTADGLGDLSLEAKWRLLDRDRLGLAIKPGLTLPTGDEEEGLGTGRATWSVFAILSQEFVAAAVHLNLGALGNENKLDERHQLWHASLAAELELGRAVKAVANVGAERNPDPASGTAPAFALAGLIWAVSDNLDLDCGIKAGLTDPEVDVAYLAGLAWRH
- a CDS encoding Ni/Fe hydrogenase subunit alpha, with protein sequence MKRDCQVAIAPLTRVEGHGNIRIRIEQGRLLEARWEVVETPRFFEAMLKGKTWENAPWITGRICGICSIGHTLASIRAVERAFGIEPGPCTTRLRLLLKHMETLQSHSLHLFFLVLPDLLGVGSVLPLLETHRETVLLASRIKKLANDACDLVGGRRLHPTRTVVGGFTLYPQPAELAALRERLQAVLPDLDEAAALFGSLPLPDFQRPTEFVSLAGTDAYPFIGGEVVSTDGVRQTEDGYRALTNEYLVPRSTAKWCRLSRSSFAVGALARFNNNAHLLAPAARALAAGLGLAPVCHNPFANNLAQLVECVHVVHDAITLIDELLAGDLEPDRQPVRPRAGLGVAAVEVPRGILYHAYQLSDSGRIMACDCVIPTGQNHANIQADLTALAADFARRGHGDQDLELLAAMLVRAYDPCISCSVH